One segment of Ricinus communis isolate WT05 ecotype wild-type chromosome 8, ASM1957865v1, whole genome shotgun sequence DNA contains the following:
- the LOC8282407 gene encoding NAC domain-containing protein 6, with protein MRMEEMASALDLPGFRFHPTEEELLDFYLKNMVFGKKLRFDIIRFLNIYHHDPSELPGLARNGEREWYFFVPRDRRHGSGGRPNRTTANGFWKATGSDRKIVSLSDPKRVIGLRKTLVFYKGRAPRGTKTDWVMNEYRLPDSCPLPKDIVLCKIYRKATSLKVLEQRAAMEEEIKTIHVSPALSPLSSSLDNMSFCSQQEDSMLPTSLQQVVLKKEVEDMVILGKDSYNGDNNCDEGPKETKRSSSLQLPVGKDELPELEVPKLSMDWSQDNLWLNSPWLQSLAQNLTPYANILNF; from the exons ATGAGAATGGAGGAAATGGCATCAGCACTTGATCTTCCCGGATTCCGTTTCCATCCGACTGAAGAAGAACTGCTCGATTTCTACCTTAAGAACATGGTTTTCGGCAAAAAATTGCGTTTCGATATAATTCGATTTCTTAATATCTACCATCATGATCCTTCGGAGTTGCCTg gATTGGCTAGGAATGGAGAAAGGGAATGGTATTTTTTTGTGCCAAGAGACAGGAGGCATGGTAGTGGAGGGAGGCCTAACAGGACAACTGCCAATGGATTTTGGAAAGCTACTGGTTCTGATCGGAAAATAGTGAGCTTGTCGGACCCGAAAAGGGTTATTGGATTGAGAAAGACTCTTGTTTTCTACAAGGGAAGAGCACCAAGAGGCACAAAGACTGATTGGGTCATGAATGAATATCGTCTGCCTGATTCATGCCCCTTACCTAAG GACATAGTCTTATGTAAGATATACAGGAAGGCAACTTCCTTGAAGGTGCTAGAGCAAAGGGCTGCAATGGAAGAAGAGATTAAGACAATTCATGTCTCTCCAGCACTATCCCCCCTATCATCATCATTGGACAACATGTCATTTTGCAGTCAACAAGAAGACTCAATGCTTCCAACCTCTCTGCAACAGGTGGTTTTGAAGAAAGAAGTAGAGGATATGGTGATTTTGGGAAAGGATAGTTATAACGGTGATAACAATTGTGATGAAGGGCCAAAGGAGACTAAGCGGTCTTCTTCTTTACAATTACCTGTGGGGAAGGACGAGCTACCTGAGCTAGAAGTGCCCAAATTAAGCATGGATTGGAGTCAAGACAACCTTTGGTTGAATAGTCCTTGGCTTCAAAGTTTAGCCCAAAATCTGACCCCTTACGCCAACATTTTGAATTTCTAG